The Montipora foliosa isolate CH-2021 chromosome 14, ASM3666993v2, whole genome shotgun sequence genome window below encodes:
- the LOC137985159 gene encoding uncharacterized protein, with product MQCWRCNCLLACGGSGKAGVYKLAESILSKLLTALEMEKADKAMFEGSPRVVQCSLSFTLVKDLLQCMLTAYSSTFAYGASNELYPRFLALHLPTLQNVCPSWGLVHHWSFFKRCCLSMNEVIYPPTSAQRIKD from the exons ATGCAGTGCTGGAGGTGCAACTGCCTTTTGGCTTGTGGAGGAAGCGGTAAAGCAGGCGTGTACAAGCTTGCTGAAAGCATCCTTTCTAAATTGCTCACTGCTCTTGAAATGGAGAAGGCAGATAAAGCTATGTTTGAG GGTTCCCCCCGTGTGGTCCAATGCAGCCTATCCTTCACTCTGGTCAAAGACTTGCTTCAATGTATGTTAACAGCG TATAGTTCCACCTTTGCATATGGAGCCTCGAATGAACTTTATCCCAGATTCCTTGCTTTACACTTGCCTACTTTACAAAATGTTTGCCCTTCCTGGGGTCTTGTCCACCACTG GTCATTCTTCAAACGTTGCTGTTTATCTATGAATGAAGTGATCTACCCTCCAACTTCAGCTCAACGAATAAAAGACTAA